A single window of Salvia splendens isolate huo1 chromosome 8, SspV2, whole genome shotgun sequence DNA harbors:
- the LOC121745032 gene encoding protein AIR1-like isoform X3, which translates to MGRRASSKAAKPEEYSSEEDSRKRKSSIEAVSDDDDAEANEDLTLKIVQKSMQRAAKNDPHGDGIAEVVENLKEERSKKGKKKRKKCKEAELNGDAVDKVQENEVDKVQENEEPKIDNTAEVANIAVETNPVEVSDNAVLRKLLRGPRYFDPPDNNWGACYNCGEEGHRTANCTSARRKKPCFVCGSFEHNAKQCNKGRDCFICKQQGHRAKDCPERYKSSKICLKCGDLGHEMFSCWNDYCPDDLKEIQCYICGIYGHLCCKEYGDPGPKEFSCYRCGLSGHTGLACSGFRSHRDANDNAPDSSCYKCGIVGHFARECTSSMKQASKRNHEASTPRHKSPKKKRDRLETQSVPRDIGKSRKGKKFKDIEFHSSAKPKHKGGWSTEHPGDYHSSKNQDNYWRSPATPRDRKSRNPYSNGDYASSSHSSKKPRKINFNDSPSNGSSRFHQRRHSTSRFGNSINGYGGTGRNDDWW; encoded by the exons ATGGGAAGGAGAGCAAGTTCGAAAGCGGCGAAGCCGGAGGAATATTCGTCGGAAGAAGACAGCAGAAAGCGGAAATCCTCAATCGAAGCGGTGAGCGATGATGATGATGCCGAGGCTAACGAAGATCTCACCCTCAAAATCGTTCAGAAATCCATGCAGCGAGCCGCCAAGAATGATCCCCATGGAGACGGCATTGCGGAAGTAGTTGAGAATTTGAAGGAAGAGCGGAGCaagaaagggaagaagaagaggaaaaagTGCAAGGAGGCTGAGCTTAATGGAGATGCC gTGGATAAAGTTCAGGAGAACGAAGTGGATAAAGTTCAGGAGAATGAGGAACCAAAGATTGACAACACTGCCGAGGTTGCTAATATAGCAGTTGAAACCAATCCTGTGGAAGTGTCAGATAATGCTGTCCTGAGGAAACTTCTT CGGGGGCCAAGGTACTTTGATCCTCCTGATAACAATTGGGGTGCTTGCTATAATTGTGGCGAAGAGGGCCACAGGACTGCCAACTGTACTTCAGCTAGGAGAAAGAAACCTTGCTTTGTTTGTGGGAGTTTTGAACACAATGCAAAACAATGTAACAAG GGGCGAGATTGCTTTATCTGCAAACAACAGGGTCACCGTGCTAAAGATTGCCCTGAGAGGTACAAGAGTTCAAAGATATGTTTAAAATGTGGAGATTTAGGGCATGAAATGTTCTCCTGCTGGAATGACTACTGCCCAGATGATTTAAAG GAAATACAATGTTACATTTGTGGAATATATGGCCATCTTTGCTGTAAAGAATATGGTGATCCTGGGCCCAAAGAATTTTCTTGTTATAGATGTGGTCTATCTGGCCATACGGGTTTG GCTTGCTCTGGCTTCCGTAGCCATCGGGATGCCAATGATAATGCCCCTGATAGTTcatgctacaagtgtggcatAGTAGGACATTTTGCTCGCGAATGCACCAGCTCAATGAAG CAGGCTAGTAAGAGAAACCATGAAGCATCAACACCCAGGCACAAATCTCCAAAAAAGAAGCGGGATCGTTTGGAGACCCAATCCGTCCCGCGTGATATTGGAAAGTCACGGAAAGGGAAGAAATTCAAGGACATTGAGTTTCATTCATCTGCAAAACCAAAGCATAAAGGTGGTTGGTCTACTGAACATCCTGGAGATTATCATAGCAGTAAAAACCAAGATAATTACTGGAGATCCCCAGCAACCCCAAGAGATAGAAAATCTCGGAATCCCTATTCAAATGGTGATTATGCATCAAGTTCTCATTCTTCCAAAAAGCCCAGGAAGATCAATTTCAATGATTCGCCGTCAAACGGGTCGAGTAGATTTCATCAACGTAGACATTCAACATCAAGATTTGGCAATAGTATCAATGGTTATGGTGGCACAGGAAGAAATGATGATTGGTGGTAG
- the LOC121745032 gene encoding protein AIR1-like isoform X2: MGRRASSKAAKPEEYSSEEDSRKRKSSIEAVSDDDDAEANEDLTLKIVQKSMQRAAKNDPHGDGIAEVVENLKEERSKKGKKKRKKCKEAELNGDAVTNEIDAGFRDFCGELFLVDKVQENEVDKVQENEEPKIDNTAEVANIAVETNPVEVSDNAVLRKLLRGPRYFDPPDNNWGACYNCGEEGHRTANCTSARRKKPCFVCGSFEHNAKQCNKGRDCFICKQQGHRAKDCPERYKSSKICLKCGDLGHEMFSCWNDYCPDDLKEIQCYICGIYGHLCCKEYGDPGPKEFSCYRCGLSGHTGLACSGFRSHRDANDNAPDSSCYKCGIVGHFARECTSSMKASKRNHEASTPRHKSPKKKRDRLETQSVPRDIGKSRKGKKFKDIEFHSSAKPKHKGGWSTEHPGDYHSSKNQDNYWRSPATPRDRKSRNPYSNGDYASSSHSSKKPRKINFNDSPSNGSSRFHQRRHSTSRFGNSINGYGGTGRNDDWW; encoded by the exons ATGGGAAGGAGAGCAAGTTCGAAAGCGGCGAAGCCGGAGGAATATTCGTCGGAAGAAGACAGCAGAAAGCGGAAATCCTCAATCGAAGCGGTGAGCGATGATGATGATGCCGAGGCTAACGAAGATCTCACCCTCAAAATCGTTCAGAAATCCATGCAGCGAGCCGCCAAGAATGATCCCCATGGAGACGGCATTGCGGAAGTAGTTGAGAATTTGAAGGAAGAGCGGAGCaagaaagggaagaagaagaggaaaaagTGCAAGGAGGCTGAGCTTAATGGAGATGCC GTAACAAATGAAATAGATGCGGGGTTTAGAGATTTCTGCGGTGAATTGTTTCTG gTGGATAAAGTTCAGGAGAACGAAGTGGATAAAGTTCAGGAGAATGAGGAACCAAAGATTGACAACACTGCCGAGGTTGCTAATATAGCAGTTGAAACCAATCCTGTGGAAGTGTCAGATAATGCTGTCCTGAGGAAACTTCTT CGGGGGCCAAGGTACTTTGATCCTCCTGATAACAATTGGGGTGCTTGCTATAATTGTGGCGAAGAGGGCCACAGGACTGCCAACTGTACTTCAGCTAGGAGAAAGAAACCTTGCTTTGTTTGTGGGAGTTTTGAACACAATGCAAAACAATGTAACAAG GGGCGAGATTGCTTTATCTGCAAACAACAGGGTCACCGTGCTAAAGATTGCCCTGAGAGGTACAAGAGTTCAAAGATATGTTTAAAATGTGGAGATTTAGGGCATGAAATGTTCTCCTGCTGGAATGACTACTGCCCAGATGATTTAAAG GAAATACAATGTTACATTTGTGGAATATATGGCCATCTTTGCTGTAAAGAATATGGTGATCCTGGGCCCAAAGAATTTTCTTGTTATAGATGTGGTCTATCTGGCCATACGGGTTTG GCTTGCTCTGGCTTCCGTAGCCATCGGGATGCCAATGATAATGCCCCTGATAGTTcatgctacaagtgtggcatAGTAGGACATTTTGCTCGCGAATGCACCAGCTCAATGAAG GCTAGTAAGAGAAACCATGAAGCATCAACACCCAGGCACAAATCTCCAAAAAAGAAGCGGGATCGTTTGGAGACCCAATCCGTCCCGCGTGATATTGGAAAGTCACGGAAAGGGAAGAAATTCAAGGACATTGAGTTTCATTCATCTGCAAAACCAAAGCATAAAGGTGGTTGGTCTACTGAACATCCTGGAGATTATCATAGCAGTAAAAACCAAGATAATTACTGGAGATCCCCAGCAACCCCAAGAGATAGAAAATCTCGGAATCCCTATTCAAATGGTGATTATGCATCAAGTTCTCATTCTTCCAAAAAGCCCAGGAAGATCAATTTCAATGATTCGCCGTCAAACGGGTCGAGTAGATTTCATCAACGTAGACATTCAACATCAAGATTTGGCAATAGTATCAATGGTTATGGTGGCACAGGAAGAAATGATGATTGGTGGTAG
- the LOC121745032 gene encoding protein AIR1-like isoform X1: MGRRASSKAAKPEEYSSEEDSRKRKSSIEAVSDDDDAEANEDLTLKIVQKSMQRAAKNDPHGDGIAEVVENLKEERSKKGKKKRKKCKEAELNGDAVTNEIDAGFRDFCGELFLVDKVQENEVDKVQENEEPKIDNTAEVANIAVETNPVEVSDNAVLRKLLRGPRYFDPPDNNWGACYNCGEEGHRTANCTSARRKKPCFVCGSFEHNAKQCNKGRDCFICKQQGHRAKDCPERYKSSKICLKCGDLGHEMFSCWNDYCPDDLKEIQCYICGIYGHLCCKEYGDPGPKEFSCYRCGLSGHTGLACSGFRSHRDANDNAPDSSCYKCGIVGHFARECTSSMKQASKRNHEASTPRHKSPKKKRDRLETQSVPRDIGKSRKGKKFKDIEFHSSAKPKHKGGWSTEHPGDYHSSKNQDNYWRSPATPRDRKSRNPYSNGDYASSSHSSKKPRKINFNDSPSNGSSRFHQRRHSTSRFGNSINGYGGTGRNDDWW, from the exons ATGGGAAGGAGAGCAAGTTCGAAAGCGGCGAAGCCGGAGGAATATTCGTCGGAAGAAGACAGCAGAAAGCGGAAATCCTCAATCGAAGCGGTGAGCGATGATGATGATGCCGAGGCTAACGAAGATCTCACCCTCAAAATCGTTCAGAAATCCATGCAGCGAGCCGCCAAGAATGATCCCCATGGAGACGGCATTGCGGAAGTAGTTGAGAATTTGAAGGAAGAGCGGAGCaagaaagggaagaagaagaggaaaaagTGCAAGGAGGCTGAGCTTAATGGAGATGCC GTAACAAATGAAATAGATGCGGGGTTTAGAGATTTCTGCGGTGAATTGTTTCTG gTGGATAAAGTTCAGGAGAACGAAGTGGATAAAGTTCAGGAGAATGAGGAACCAAAGATTGACAACACTGCCGAGGTTGCTAATATAGCAGTTGAAACCAATCCTGTGGAAGTGTCAGATAATGCTGTCCTGAGGAAACTTCTT CGGGGGCCAAGGTACTTTGATCCTCCTGATAACAATTGGGGTGCTTGCTATAATTGTGGCGAAGAGGGCCACAGGACTGCCAACTGTACTTCAGCTAGGAGAAAGAAACCTTGCTTTGTTTGTGGGAGTTTTGAACACAATGCAAAACAATGTAACAAG GGGCGAGATTGCTTTATCTGCAAACAACAGGGTCACCGTGCTAAAGATTGCCCTGAGAGGTACAAGAGTTCAAAGATATGTTTAAAATGTGGAGATTTAGGGCATGAAATGTTCTCCTGCTGGAATGACTACTGCCCAGATGATTTAAAG GAAATACAATGTTACATTTGTGGAATATATGGCCATCTTTGCTGTAAAGAATATGGTGATCCTGGGCCCAAAGAATTTTCTTGTTATAGATGTGGTCTATCTGGCCATACGGGTTTG GCTTGCTCTGGCTTCCGTAGCCATCGGGATGCCAATGATAATGCCCCTGATAGTTcatgctacaagtgtggcatAGTAGGACATTTTGCTCGCGAATGCACCAGCTCAATGAAG CAGGCTAGTAAGAGAAACCATGAAGCATCAACACCCAGGCACAAATCTCCAAAAAAGAAGCGGGATCGTTTGGAGACCCAATCCGTCCCGCGTGATATTGGAAAGTCACGGAAAGGGAAGAAATTCAAGGACATTGAGTTTCATTCATCTGCAAAACCAAAGCATAAAGGTGGTTGGTCTACTGAACATCCTGGAGATTATCATAGCAGTAAAAACCAAGATAATTACTGGAGATCCCCAGCAACCCCAAGAGATAGAAAATCTCGGAATCCCTATTCAAATGGTGATTATGCATCAAGTTCTCATTCTTCCAAAAAGCCCAGGAAGATCAATTTCAATGATTCGCCGTCAAACGGGTCGAGTAGATTTCATCAACGTAGACATTCAACATCAAGATTTGGCAATAGTATCAATGGTTATGGTGGCACAGGAAGAAATGATGATTGGTGGTAG
- the LOC121745538 gene encoding single-stranded DNA-binding protein, mitochondrial-like — MFSAASLPFLSHKSSADCRSFVSTSMASSLSRKLSAAILSKHRPLSSTSISFCTKSLSFPESASDSDSPPDSPPPNQQRANTDRPLENGLDLGIYKAILVGQVGQAPIQKRLKSGKMVTLISLGTGGIRNNRRPLENEEPRDYANRCAVQWHRVSVYPEKLGELAAKNLAPGSTLYVEGNLETKIFNDPISGLVRRIREIAVRRNGRILVLGNGAEAAQFSRNDMAGVGYY, encoded by the coding sequence ATGTTTTCTGCAGCATCTCTTCCATTTTTATCTCACAAGTCGAGTGCAGACTGCAGAAGCTTCGTTAGCACTTCCATGGCgtcttctctctctagaaaacTATCCGCTGCCATTCTCTCAAAGCACAGACCACTCTCAAGCACATCCATCTCTTTCTGCACCAAAAGTCTCTCCTTCCCAGAATCCGCTTCTGACTCCGACTCACCCCCCGATTCTCCCCCTCCAAACCAGCAGCGTGCCAATACCGATCGACCCCTCGAAAACGGCTTGGACCTCGGCATTTACAAGGCGATATTGGTAGGGCAGGTTGGGCAGGCGCCGATTCAAAAGCGGCTGAAAAGCGGCAAAATGGTAACCCTAATTTCGCTCGGCACGGGTGGCATTCGCAACAATCGGAGGCCATTGGAAAACGAGGAGCCGCGTGATTACGCCAATCGCTGCGCGGTGCAGTGGCACAGGGTCTCCGTTTACCCAGAGAAATTAGGCGAACTCGCCGCGAAGAATCTCGCCCCCGGTTCTACATTGTACGTGGAAGGGAATCTCGAGACTAAAATATTCAATGATCCGATATCTGGACTCGTCCGTCGAATCAGAGAGATTGCTGTACGTCGGAATGGGAGGATTCTGGTTCTAGGAAACGGAGCTGAAGCAGCGCAGTTTTCAAGGAATGATATGGCCGGGGTTGGATATTACTGA